Within Methanobrevibacter millerae, the genomic segment TGTATTCTAAAGAAACATTGTCTTTTAGTATCATCCCATATATTGCTTGGCTGGTAGCAATATCTTTACGATTGATGGCTACAAAACCTACTGATGCGTAAATTGAATATAGTAAGGAATTTTTAGGAATAATCCATGCACTGGAGTTATCTAATCCCCATTTTGTTATTGTTTTTTCTGTGTAATTAATATATTTTCCTTGTGAGGTCATATCCTTAATACTTAAAAAAGGAATGTCTCCATCATAATAATCTGGATTAGAAGACTTTGGAGTTCCTCCTGCTTTACCTTCCTTAATTAAATCACCCAACTTAACATTATCCCACTCATCATTAAATCCACTAAATCGTAATTTAGGTATTAATCTCTTTTTATTCATCATAAACACCTGATTTTAAACAAACATTTGTTGGAGTAAACTTTTCTTAAACATTGAAATTTTGGAATTTTGTTTTTTTATTGTATTTATTTTTAAATCTAAATCAGATAAGAAATCTGCAATTTTTTTCTGTTCTTCATATTGGGGTAAATTTATTTTAAATGATTCTATTTCCTTTTTACTAATATTCGGTTGAGCTCCAGCAACCAATGTTTTCTGTAATTCTCGTTTGAAAGAATTACTGAGAGTATATTGAACTAAAAAAGGATAATATAATTTTGGAGATGTCTTTTTAAACAATCCTACTCGTTGGTTTATGTATGATTCATGTTCTAAATCATAAACTGCGACTTTACCTGTTGTTGCTCCAGACATTGCAATAATAAGTTCACCTTTTTTAATAATGAAATCAGAATCATTGTCTAGTTTGTCATAATATACTAAATCATCCAATATTACAGAATTATTTGAAGATATATTGGAAATTCTAACTATCGGCATTCCTTCTTCTTTAAAAAGTTCACTTTTGAATGCATAACCCCCATTAAGTGAAATTATGTCTTTTAATTGTAATTGTTCCCAATTCTCACTAAAATTGCTATTCTCATCTTTAAATCTTAATTTCTGTGCGAAAATCTGTTGGATCAGATATTTCTTGAAATCTACATATGCCTTGCATTTTTTTTCGAGTA encodes:
- a CDS encoding restriction endonuclease subunit S produces the protein MNKKRLIPKLRFSGFNDEWDNVKLGDLIKEGKAGGTPKSSNPDYYDGDIPFLSIKDMTSQGKYINYTEKTITKWGLDNSSAWIIPKNSLLYSIYASVGFVAINRKDIATSQAIYGMILKDNVSLEY
- a CDS encoding restriction endonuclease subunit S; protein product: MNKKRLIPKLRFAGFDDEWKCISLSDISKIKDGTHASHKIVDDGVYLLSSKDVFNGKIHISDDSQQISHEDYNKLHKKYKIENGDVLLTIIGSTCRTAVIKDYNNEYTFRSSVAIIKTSENPYFLETYFNTPIFIKDFKKRINVTAYESISLRDLSKINVNLPSIKEQQKISNFILKIDNKIEILEKKCKAYVDFKKYLIQQIFAQKLRFKDENSNFSENWEQLQLKDIISLNGGYAFKSELFKEEGMPIVRISNISSNNSVILDDLVYYDKLDNDSDFIIKKGELIIAMSGATTGKVAVYDLEHESYINQRVGLFKKTSPKLYYPFLVQYTLSNSFKRELQKTLVAGAQPNISKKEIESFKINLPQYEEQKKIADFLSDLDLKINTIKKQNSKISMFKKSLLQQMFV